The sequence below is a genomic window from Thiomonas intermedia.
CAGCCGCATGGGCTGCAAACCAACGCAATATCGCTGCGCCCCGGAGGCCCTGCTGCGTCGGCTGCGCAAAGAAGGCGGCCTGCCATCGGTGCATCCCTTCGTGGATCTCTGCAACGCCGTCTCGGCCGCCTTCGCCATTCCGGTTGCGGCATTCGACCTGGACCGGATCGCCGAGGGCCTCGTGGTACGCCGCGCTACCGGCACGGAGCGCTACGATAGTTTTTCGGGCGAGGTGGAACGTCCGGAACCCGGCGAGATCATCTTTGCCGATGCCCAATGTCGTGCCCATGCACGCCGCTGGACCCATCGGCAGAGCAGCTATTCGGCGGTGAGCTGTGAAACCCACCATGTCCTGGTCGTCGCCGAGGCCATGCACGGCACGGCCGCGCTGGACGTCGGCCAATTGATCACTTCGCTCCATCAAACGATCCTGATGCTGTGGCCGACAGCGTTGGTGCGGGAGGTGTCAGCATGATGGGGCTCGAATTTCTCGTCACCTCGCTCCTGGTCATCGCATCTCCGGGAACAGGCGTGCTCCTAACCCTGGCTGCAGGTCTGTCGCATGGCATGCGCGGCGCTGTCGTCGCAGCTCTGGGCTGCACGCTCGGCATCCTGCCGCAGATGCTGGTGGCCGTCACCGGACTGGCCACGGTGTTGCATGCCAGCAGTCTGGCGTTCGAACTGTTGAAGATCGCGGGCGTGTGCTACCTGCTCTACCTGGCATGGATGACGTGGCGCGAAC
It includes:
- a CDS encoding B3/B4 domain-containing protein, whose amino-acid sequence is MLFCYSPSLHDEFPERSTGLLHVQGIRTTADVTESVARFTRLAAQRLTSGTEADLPEIQAWRRVFSRMGCKPTQYRCAPEALLRRLRKEGGLPSVHPFVDLCNAVSAAFAIPVAAFDLDRIAEGLVVRRATGTERYDSFSGEVERPEPGEIIFADAQCRAHARRWTHRQSSYSAVSCETHHVLVVAEAMHGTAALDVGQLITSLHQTILMLWPTALVREVSA